One part of the Pelecanus crispus isolate bPelCri1 chromosome 20, bPelCri1.pri, whole genome shotgun sequence genome encodes these proteins:
- the NFILZ gene encoding NFIL3 like protein, with protein sequence MENFMAPLSTVSELALQQSKVKLLHGKVSGSSRRKREFMPDEKKDNMYWEKRRKNNEAAKRSREKRRLNDFAMESQLAALSEENAILRTELLSLKLRFGLISPDTSTYQGHSLHDFLGVYFRGHRAASPLLEAEPFAGESCFFTTKSFVPKVLEPAHFSCKTFGPSRNSLGCDSKPAPMDTPGLQQPKKLDAAFRSTVCSPFLSYHCPDKYAFHLPSSGSACFLCPSPCPAEVSKESITTVSDEDDEQQVPKTSPLPPCSLPCPSEDLSKGRTCAALPHKLRIKTKALSSLEESGLDSH encoded by the coding sequence ATGGAAAACTTCATGGCACCGCTGAGCACCGTCAGTGAGCTTGCGCTTCAGCAGAGCAAGGTTAAACTCCTCCATGGCAAGGTGAGCGGTTCCTCCCGGCGCAAGCGGGAGTTCATGCCAGACGAGAAGAAGGACAACATGTACTGGGAGAAGAGGCGCAAGAACAACGAGGCAGCCAAGCGCTCACGGGAGAAGAGGCGCCTCAATGACTTTGCCATGGAGAGCCAGTTGGCCGCTCTCAGCGAGGAGAATGCCATCCTCAGGACAGAGCTGCTGTCCCTGAAGCTGCGCTTTGGGCTCATCAGCCCAGACACCAGCACCTACCAGGGCCACTCCCTCCATGACTTCCTGGGAGTTTATTTCAGAGGGCACAGAGCAGCCTCTCCACTCCTTGAGGCTGAGCCCTTTGCTGGGGAGTCCTGCTTCTTCACAACGAAGAGCTTTGTGCCGAAGGTGCTCGAGCCAGCTCACTTTTCCTGCAAAACCTTTGGCCCATCCAGAAACAGCCTTGGCTGTGACTCAAAGCCAGCTCCCATGGACACACCTGGCCTTCAGCAGCCAAAGAAGCTTGATGCAGCCTTCAGATCCACAGTTTGCTCTCCGTTCCTCAGTTACCACTGCCCGGACAAATATGCTTTCCATTTGCCTTCGTCAGGCAGTGCCTGCTTCTTGTGCCCttccccctgtccagctgaggtgAGCAAAGAAAGCATCACAACTGTCTCAGATGAAGATGATGAGCAACAAGTACCCAAAACTTCTCCTCTACCCCCAtgcagcctgccctgcccttcagAAGATCTTTCGAAGGGCCGAACCTGTGCTGCCCTACCTCACAAGCTCCGGATTAAGACCAAAGCCCTCAGCAGCTTGGAGGAGAGTGGCCTGGACTCCCACTGA